A stretch of DNA from Bacillota bacterium:
TAGATCATGAACCAGATGAGGATGGCCACCGGGATCGAAACATGAGCGTACTCCCACCGGCTCAGGACTCTCGGGAACGACGGAATCTTGAGCCCTATGGTCACGCCCAGCACGATGCAGATTGCCACCCACAATGTCAAGTACTTCTCGAAGAAACCAAGCCCGGAGCCGGATCTTTGGGCCGTTTCTTTCTTCATGACATCAGCCCCCTCGACGGTGGAGTATGGCCTGGAGCCGCACCAAGCATGCGGCTCCAGGCCCAAAGCGGGATCTACTCGGCTACAGGTATTGCTTCAGTATGGAAAGCGGCGGGAAAGAGATCGCCTCAGACGGGCAACGCGCCGCGCAGGAGGAACACCCGACTACGCAGCTGAACGCGTTCTTCACCACAGGCTTCCCTGCATCTTCATCCCAGCCGTAGGTCCCATGAGAACAGAACTCGAAGCACGACCGGCATCCCGAACACTTCTCAGCATCCACAGTCGGATACCACGGAAT
This window harbors:
- a CDS encoding ferredoxin family protein, giving the protein MPWYPTVDAEKCSGCRSCFEFCSHGTYGWDEDAGKPVVKNAFSCVVGCSSCAARCPSEAISFPPLSILKQYL